The proteins below are encoded in one region of Apium graveolens cultivar Ventura chromosome 4, ASM990537v1, whole genome shotgun sequence:
- the LOC141718143 gene encoding protease Do-like 8, chloroplastic: MQVVMATVSSFAHTHHLHCVFPQRRRFIAPRQLCFLSVCSSNHDTQSGGEILMHSIPRRTLLTSLFVYSSYLHTSSYSSAHALGDPSVTIEQVTPPVFPSGTLFPPEQRIVQLFEKNTYSVVNIFDVTLRPQLNVTGVVEIPEGNGSGVVWDEQGHIVTNYHVIANSLSRNPTSGQVVARVNILAADGVLKNFEGKLIGADRTKDLAVLKVDASEDLLRPIKVGGSSSLKVGQQCLAIGNPFGFDHTLTVGVISGLNRDIFSQTGVTIGGGIQTDAAINPGNSGGPLLDSKGNLIGINTAIFTQTGTSAGVGFAIPSSTVTRIVPQLIQYGKAVRAGLDVDFAPDLVANQLNVRNGALVLQVPENSIAAKAGLLATTRGFAGNIVLGDIVTAVDNKPIRSKAELYKVLDEYSVGNRITLKIQRGSENLEVPIVLEEKSS, from the exons ATGCAGGTAGTCATGGCTACCGTTTCTTCGTTCGCTCACACTCATCATCTTCACTGTGTGTTTCCACAACGACGCCGTTTTATAGCTCCTCGCCAGCTCTGCTTCCTCTCTGTCTGCTCCTCCAATCACGATACACAGAG TGGTGGTGAAATTTTGATGCATAGTATTCCAAGGCGAACATTGTTGACTAGTTTATTTGTATACTCGTCTTATCTTCACACTTCAAGTTATTCATCAG CACATGCCTTAGGAGATCCATCTGTTACAATTGAACAAGTGACACCTCCTGTCTTTCCTTCTGGCACACTTTTTCCTCCCGAG CAAAGGATTGTACAACTCTTTGAGAAGAACACTTACTCCGTTGTCAACATATTTGATGTTACTTTACGGCCTCAACTTAATGTTACAGGTGTGGTGGAG ATTCCTGAGGGAAATGGCTCTGGAGTTGTGTGGGATGAGCAAGGGCACATCGTGACGAATTATCATG TAATTGCTAATTCTCTATCAAGAAATCCAACTTCTGGGCAAGTTGTTGCTCGGGTGAATATTCTCGCTGCAGACGG GGTACTAAAGAACTTTGAGGGGAAACTAATTGGTGCAGACAGAACCAAGGATCTTGCTGTCCTGAAG GTAGACGCCTCCGAAGATTTGTTAAGGCCGATCAAGGTGGGGGGTTCATCTTCTTTAAAAGTTGGCCAGCAGTGTTTAGCCATTGGTAACCCATTTGGTTTTGATCACACACTCACAGTCGGCGTGATAAGTGGACTCAACCGGGATATATTCAGCCAAACTGGAGTGACTATTGGTGGGGGGATTCAAACAGATGCAGCTATCAATCCAGGAAACAG TGGAGGCCCTCTACTTGATTCTAAAGGGAATTTGATTGGTATAAACACCGCAATATTTACACAGACAG GGACATCAGCAGGTGTAGGTTTTGCCATCCCATCCTCCACCGTCACAAGGATTGTGCCTCAGTTGATACAGTATGGAAAA GCTGTTCGAGCTGGTTTAGATGTGGATTTTGCTCCAGATTTAGTTGCAAATCAATTGAATGTTCGAAATGGAGCTTTAGTTCTACAG GTTCCCGAAAATAGTATCGCAGCCAAGGCTGGGCTTCTTGCAACTACGAGGGGTTTTGCTGGTAATATTGTACTTGGAGATATTGTTACAGCAGTTGACAATAAACCT ATCAGAAGTAAGGCAGAATTGTACAAAGTGCTGGATGAGTATAGCGTGGGGAATAGAATCACTTTAAAGATCCAAAGAGGCAGTGAAAACTTGGAGGTACCCATAGTTCTAGAGGAAAAGAGTTCTTGA